A window of the Zeugodacus cucurbitae isolate PBARC_wt_2022May chromosome 4, idZeuCucr1.2, whole genome shotgun sequence genome harbors these coding sequences:
- the LOC128921444 gene encoding uncharacterized protein LOC128921444, with protein MTSFGTTKLVRENFLPTFKIQGQIYHKAGSLLPVSDSDYKFLQIYFMGNSSQEINLRCAHNNLVKRSIVAQLQNLFHEHNQLVKLFKSAIDMMPSDDHKNVIRADKTPVGQHAGRFNAPTIDEVAIIVVGENLESRDIVLHRRNNKLQRIKETHRSYDALQYPILCHKYVVDMYVKIETERLTFIRLNQTKFRSEEYIHLRDAINSDGNAENVGRMTILPATYIGSPRHMHEYAQDAMSYVRQSPIYRHDIIARVFRQKLKSLMDFIVKHCVFGETRCWMYSVECTEECMI; from the exons ATGACTTCATTTGGAACAACAAAATTAGTTCGGGAAAATTTCTTGCCTACTTTTaag ATACAAGGTCAAATTTATCACAAGGCAGGTTCACTGTTACCAGTGTCAGATAGCGActacaaatttttgcaaatttattttatgggaAATTCTTCACAAGAAATCAATCTACGTTGTGCACATAACAATTTAGTGAAAAGATCAATAGTTGCACAATTACAAAACTTATTTCACGAACACAATCAATtggttaaattatttaaaagtgcAATAGATATGATGCCATCTGATGATCACAAAAATGTTATCAGAGCTGATAAAACTCCTGTGGGCCAACATGCAGGACGTTTTAATGCTCCCACAATTGATGAAGTTGCCATTATTGTAGTTGGAGAAAATTTGGAATCACGTGATATTGTTTTACATCgtcgaaataataaattacaacgTATTAAGGAAACACATCGCTCATATGATGCTCTGCAATATCCCATATTATGTCACAAATATGTTGTTGATATGTATGTTAAGATTGAGACTGAGAGATTAACATTCATCAGGTTGAATCAGACCAAATTTCGATCTGAAGAGTACATTCACCTTCGAGATGCAATCAATTCGGATGGAAATGCAGAAAATGTTGGCAGGATGACCATTCTTCCTGCAACCTATATCGGTAGTCCTCGgcatatgcatgaatatgctCAAGACGCTATGTCCTATGTTCGTCAATCACCCATTTATCGTCATGACATTATAGCAAGAGTCTTCAGACAAAAGTTGAAATCTTTAATGGATTTCATTGTGAAACATTGTGTGTTTGGTGAAACACGTTGTTGGATGTATTCTGTAGAGTGCACAGAAGAGTGCATGATCTAA